The genomic interval AAGCGGGTACTCATTATCCTGAAACCTTATTCTCTCATGGCGAAATGCCTGATGAAGCTATTGAAAAAAACTTTGAAGCAGATAATGCCGATGATTATGCAAATGATTATGAAGACGGTTTAGACGAAGACGATTTAGACATGTTTGAAGGAGATAGTAATTTTGAAGATTTTGGATTTGAAGAGAATTGGAATTAAGTCTTTTTGAGTTACTAAGTTGCAGAGATTCTAAGTAGCTAAGTTTTTTTCTGTGTTTTCATTTTTTATAATTTGTGTACTTAAAAACATACAAATTAAAAATAATGAGCAACTTTAGAAAACTACTCGTTTGGCAAAAAGCCATGTCCTTAACAACTAAGATTTATACTAGTACAAAGAATTTCCCAAAAGAAGAGATTTTTGGATTAACGTCACAATTAAGGCTATGTGCAATTTCAATCCCTAGTAATATTGCAGAAGGCCTTGGAAGAGACAGCAACAACGAACTCATCAGATTTATTAATATTGCAGTAGGCTCTTTATTCGAACTACAAACACAGTTAGAAATTGCAAAAAACATTTGCTATTTAAATACCGAAGAATTTAACAACTTATACGAGGATAATCGAGAAGTAGAAAGAATGTTAATTGCTTTCCTTAAAAAGTTAAAGGAAGACAAGTAACATGTCAGAAACTTAGAAACTTAGCCTCTAAGAAACTCTAAAACAAAATGATCAACTTATTTAACACGCACATCGACTCCCTTTCTATTCACCGTGTAGGAAACAAAAGTCGTAACGAAGCTCTCTTTTTATCGGAACAACCTTTTAACCTTTCGGATGAGATTGTACCACTTATTAAAGAGTTTTTCTTAAAGCCTTTTAGAGAAAAAGAAGAAAACTATTATCAGTTTGCTCATGAAGTTGATTTAGATTACAACGACATGTACAAATTAGCTTGTGAAATTTTTGACAATCCTGCCAATATACATGAATGTTCAAAAAAAATAACAACACATTTATTTGAACAGTCCAATCATCCACACATTAAAAACGGAGAAGTTTATGTGACGTATTTGACTAATGTAAATATTGACAATACGCCCGTAGATGCTATTGGAATTTTTAAGAGTGAATTGCAAGCGGACTTTTTACAGTTTGAGGAAAAAGGAACACACTTAGAGATGATTCTACAACACGGAATCAATTTGAATAAATTAGACAAAGGTTGCATCATCTTTAACCACAAAAAAGAAGAAGGCTTCAAAATATTGACTGTGGATAGCAACCGCTATGACGCACGTTACTGGCTAGAGCATTTCTTATCTGTAGATGCATTTGAAGATGAAAACTTTATCACAAAAAAATATTTGAAGTTTTGCCAAGGTTTTGCTAAAGACGTAGTCTTCCCTGCAGAGGACAAAAAAGAAGAAGTCATGTTCATGAACCGTTCTGTGAATTATTTTGCTAAAAACGATCAATTTGAAGAAACTAATTTCCTGAATGAAGTCCTTGACAACCCAGATTTGATTCCTGAATTCAAAAACTATAAAGTTGACAAAGGCGAAAAATACAGCATAGAAGATGTTACTTCTTTCCCAATTGCAAATGCTGCAGTTAGTGATGCTCGTAAATCAATCAAAAATGTCATTAACTTGGATACCAATATCCAAATCAAAATGGACTTTATCAATCCTGAAAGTGCTGAGAAGTATGTAGAAAAAGGTTGGGACGAAGAAAAACAAATGTATTATTACCTAGTTTACTTCAACAAAGAACAAAAATCATAAGTAGCTTTTATTACTATCACAAAAATATCCTTAGCGCTCTTTTCTGTTAAGGATATTTTTTTAAAAAAACCCTGTAAAAAAAAATAAAAAACCTACATAAACACATATAACATGTATTTAAACGGTTTTTTTAACCATTTTAAAAACTTGTGTCTTATATTTATAATCCCAAATCTACCATAAATTAAATTTCTAATTTATACGACTAAAACACCTGAAAAATTTTCAACTATAATAGTTTTAAGTTTCCTAATTCAAAAACAAAATACCATCCTAGAACAATTCTAATCTCCAGTTACTATCGTAATTGGAGATTTTTTTTTACTTTTATATGAACTACTCGTATCTGCAATAAATACCATTATTTAGTGCCTTTTACTAAAGAAAATAAAAATGAATCATCCTATATTTACTGAAAGTCCATTTAAAACTCAAATTTCATTTCACAAATTAATTGAGTCCTTAGAAGAAATTGCATTGACCGATGTAGATTACCGTTCTAATTATGCCAAAGCTTTACTCAAAGAAATTGAGCAAGTTCCCGAATTAAGAACTGGAATTGAACATTACAATATCATTAAAAAAAATGAAAAGTTAATCAAAAACCTATTAGCTGATTTATTCCCAACTGCATTATCTAAAAACGAAATTAAGGCGATAACAGTTCCTTTCCAGAACTTAACTTTTAATTATACGGAACGTTTCACGAAAATTTTAGCCAATGCGGGAACTACGTTTGACATGACTATTCGAAATTATGATGACAACCAACTCTACATCATGAGTTGCATCTTAATTCTCAATAGTTATTATAGTCAAAAATTAGATTACAACAAACCACTATTTTATGACATTCCTGATGTAAACGGAATTTTGAAACATTATCGTATTTTGTATAATGCCGATTTTATTGAAATACTCCCTACTTCAAATTCCGTACTTTTAAGTCCAGAAGACATTGACTTATTAATGGACAACTATGAAGATCTTAATTTATGGAAAAGTAAATTCCCAGCAAATAGTTGGATTTTAAAAGGATTTGGAATTGTATCTTTATTTGATGCTTCTGTAGAAAGTGCCATCTCGAACTTAAAAACTAGTTTACTAAAATCAGATACTCAAGAAAATAAAAACGATGAGGAAATTCAAACCATTTTCAGGACTATTTTCAAAATTCCTGATTTGAAATTAGGATTCGTATTATTTAACGAAGAAGAGAATAAATTCACCACACCTCCTTTCAGCAGTAATACCGAAAAAAACAGCTATATTCTTTTAGAAAAGGAAGAAGAAGAATTGTGTAAAAACTCCATATTTGGCTGTACTTTAAAATCATTAATAGAAGAAAAAAAACCTTTCATTATATCTGACGTTGATCGTTTTTCGACAACAAATACACTATTTGCAAATCATTTATCCAAACAAAACATCAAGAGCTGTATTCTAGCTCCTGTTATAAAAAACGATAAATTATTAGGCGTTATTGAACTCATATCTTCTCAGCCAAAAATACTCAATAGCATCA from Flavobacterium ovatum carries:
- a CDS encoding four helix bundle protein, which encodes MSNFRKLLVWQKAMSLTTKIYTSTKNFPKEEIFGLTSQLRLCAISIPSNIAEGLGRDSNNELIRFINIAVGSLFELQTQLEIAKNICYLNTEEFNNLYEDNREVERMLIAFLKKLKEDK
- a CDS encoding nucleoid-associated protein, translating into MINLFNTHIDSLSIHRVGNKSRNEALFLSEQPFNLSDEIVPLIKEFFLKPFREKEENYYQFAHEVDLDYNDMYKLACEIFDNPANIHECSKKITTHLFEQSNHPHIKNGEVYVTYLTNVNIDNTPVDAIGIFKSELQADFLQFEEKGTHLEMILQHGINLNKLDKGCIIFNHKKEEGFKILTVDSNRYDARYWLEHFLSVDAFEDENFITKKYLKFCQGFAKDVVFPAEDKKEEVMFMNRSVNYFAKNDQFEETNFLNEVLDNPDLIPEFKNYKVDKGEKYSIEDVTSFPIANAAVSDARKSIKNVINLDTNIQIKMDFINPESAEKYVEKGWDEEKQMYYYLVYFNKEQKS